A region of the Salvia splendens isolate huo1 chromosome 11, SspV2, whole genome shotgun sequence genome:
GTGGAACGGCAAGGGAGGCGGCAAAAGGGTCATAATTTTCGGAAGTGGCGGCTCCGCCCTCGGCTGACGGTGGTGTTGGCAATGCCAGCATGGCCGGCCTCCCTGCTGACCCTAGAGCAACACTACTAGCACTTCCAGTAGCTATAACACCCGAAGAAGCCACTGCCTGAGATAGTGCACCTTGTTGGTACATACCATCTAGAATCATTGTATCGAACTCTCCAGGAAGCGATACCTTTTGGTTCGACAAGTGGCTAGCATTCTGGACTAACGCCGTCTCCCAATCCCCGGACGATGACTCTTTGAAGGCCTCCCACGGGTTCGTTTTATTTTCCGGACCGGCCGTGGGTAGGTCGCCGTCGAATAGAGCTAATGCTAGCATATCACCATGCTCTTGTGTAGTAGGTGCATCTTCACCTAAGTTCAACAAATCCCCCTCTTCTTGAGTTTTCTTCTCTTCCACTACCTCTTTCTCTTGTGCAATAGTTTCCGgtaatggcggcggtggtggtggcaaTGCCTTGATTTTATTCATATCCTCTTCAGGCTCTGTCTCTTCGATGGGTTCGGGCTCTGGCTCCGGCTCCGGGCTGGCGGGTCTCTTCTCACGGCTAATGATCGACCTTTCGCGAATGTAATCGTCCATCATGTTGAGCCTCTTTTGGGAGATCTTCTCAACTTCGGGATACTCAGAGGCACGCGCAATGCCAACGTTCTTACACCACGTGTAGAACGCATCCACGTCGTCGTATTGCTTGGACACGCGAGAGAAGATCTCATGGACTTTCACCATTTCTGGTATTTCTAGGTCCATGAAGCGTTCAATCAAGACTGACATGATCTCTGTTATGTTGTAGCAGAGCTGAAAGCTATCTTTCACTATGGGGTATAAAGCCACATTCACAACCCTGTTCTCTCTTGCAGCACCTACATTCATTCAATAAATGAGTGATTGTGCCTTGTGACTTCTTTATTATGTCTAAACtacatatataaaatgattaattgTCTCATTGTTTAGGGTGTTTACTCGAAAATGTTCCAATAAAAACTTCTTAAGAGTGACATGTTTGTGACCCTAAGCACCTACCTGTTGGCTTGCATGCCAAAAACCTCTCTAGAAGTTGCATTAGATGATTGATCTTATAGAAAATCTTCTCAATCTTCATATCACATAGTGGAGTGCCCTTAGGCACAATGGCATTGCACGCGGTGGCAGTGGCGAGCTCCGCCTCCGAGACATCGCACGCATAGCCCCCGAGTTTCGCTCTGCGGCCCTGCACCTTAAACTCGAGCTGCTCGTCCAAGTAGAGGCCGTAGGTGCGGACGAACGCCGAGTAGTCCCACGAGTTGGAGCGAGCCGAGGCGTCTCTGAAGTCACTCATGTTGAGGAGTCGAGTCCCGCGCCTAGTCGCGAAGAAGATCTCCTGCTCGTAGGCAGCATCGCCCTCCGAGAGCAGGCGCTGGACCAGCATCAGGGCTTTCAGGGCCACCACCCAATTCCTCGTCTTGTTCAGGCGCCTTGTAATGGTGCTCACGCACGCTCTCACGAACATGTGAGAGAAGGCTGTGAGGTTCAGGATCTCGTGGACGTAGCGCTCGTCGGGAGGGTACTCCTCATGGCGCGTGGCCTTCACGATGGCCACATCGAGGTCGGAGAGTTTGGTGCTGTTGCCGACCTTGGCCAGGCCGATGCTGGTCTGGTCCTTCACCGCCCCGATGGCTTTCCTTAGCTTGCTTGGACCCATGTTTCCTTTCTTGATGATGATGGATTGCAACTTTTTGCCAACCTAACACCAAATATCTTTCTCCATCACTGTAAAATTTAAATGGATTTTGAAAGAAATAGTATAATTTGAGTACCTGAGGCTGGCAAATATAGACTTcttttctttgatgaaaatatttaTGGTGGTTTTTTTAAAGAGAAGAAAATGTTTCTTCTCTTTTGGAATTTTGGTGGTGAATCTCCCTATGAATTTCACATATTTTTGTTGGAGATGAAGTTGAAATGCCAAAGAATCAAATATTCTACCGTGAAATACGGTTGGGCTACGGTTCTTGATTATTAAGGTGCTGTATTTTGTGGTAGAGATTAACATAAATGAAAGTATTAATCATTAATACATTTTTAATACTTTTTGTTGAGGAAAATAGTTGGCATTTAATAAGTTTTGTGTAGCCGTCGAAAATGGTAGATTTTAGCGGCCATTTCtagtttccttttttatttagtattttcttttattttgtccTTTATCTAGTTCTAGAGAATAAACAATTGGTGCGAAAACCAATACTGACTGATCATTTCATATTAGCAAACATAAATATTGAAGCTCAAGATCATTTTTAGGCAAAGGATATCCTAATTACAATCgctaattaaaatttcaaactaATTCTTATGTTTCTGAATACATAAGATATTTTCCAAATACTCTTCATTGCCACAAGTTATAtaatctttttcttttaaaCACGAGAATTTAAAAAGTGATGTTTAAAAATTGGGATAattgttatttaaattatattttttgttagCTTTTAGTCAGTTTCATATCGTTTAAATCTGGAATATAAATTACTAaaacttttcaatttttagcAATTGTCACGTAATGTCGTAATGATCAAGTCAAAACTAATAAgacaaaatcaaatataatacGACAATAAAACCATATCATTTTGGATATATTGACACATTTTAACTAACACTAAAAATATAGTGACGTTGTTTTAGCAAAGACAATGTCGTGTTTGTTGTCTTATCATATTTAATTTCGttaaattagttttaattttcaCCATTGTGGACAATTGATTAAGAATCCATTAATAATTAAAGTGAAAAAacttaaaagagaaaaaaataaagtagaaaatattaaaaatgttaaattAATTACCTTGGAATAGAGAAAGTATTAAggattcattttaatttttggaaTGCAAAAATTAATCGAACCAaacatgaaaattttaaaataaagaatcaGATTACTATCAGAAACTATTTTAGACAATTCATTTGCATTAGTAAATTACAACTATAATGTCatttgtaacttgtaatcttaGTATACATCCAATTCATAAGAGTTTGATCATCACTTTGATGTAAATATTTGTAAATGGTTTAATGGATAGTGGAACATTGCGACAAATAATCTTATAatggataattattatccaaaACCAAAAGTAAAAGATGCTACTATTAATTCTGATTCAAGTGACCTAAAAACAATTTAGTCACTTATTTTTTATACACATCGTACGAATTTGTTCACCTTCAGATTTATTTTAGCAAAGAACgatatttatattataacaTCCGCATATCTCTAAATTCATGTGCTTCTTAATAAATTCATGAAGCTCAACAAAAGTTTAAATTTGCTTCAACTCATGCATGCATGTACACTAAGATTGCAAGTTCCCATGATAAAACTTAAGTTTGACATAAAATGCATTGGCTTAGGACATCCGGTTACAAAATATAGTCAATTTTTTGTCCAAAGCTTGCATGAACACTAGCTAGTCTTTTTTGTATGCCAATGCACATTTTGTTGTTatcaacactacataaaataaaTCCCCTCAAACCTAAATTCACTTGGTGAAGAAATACATCTTAGAAACCAACAGATCGAGGGTACGATTTAACCACGACCACTGACACAGACGAGAAATCATTACTGATCCTCTTTAGTCTTTATTAACTTCTTTGAAAAAAGGAAAACCTAGATCCACACACACGCACGACCAATAGATCAAAAGTTCGATTCATCACATCTCAAATCCACTCGAGCCGAGCAACTTAGTGAGACCAAATGTGATAGCCATGGCCATCCACCCACCCACCACCACCCTCACACAAGACCTCACCACCTTAGTCCTCCCGAGCACCGCCCCGACTCCTCCGAACCCCACCAAGCCCGCGGTGGTGGCCGCCACCACCACCCCCTGCCGGACCCTATGGTCCTCCACGAACGCAGCCGCGAGCAACGGAAGCACAGCCCCCAACGAGAACGCTATGGCCGAGGCCGCGGCCGCCTGCCAAGGGTTAGGAAGCGCCTCTCTCTCCGACTCCTCGGCCCCACCGTTTCCGGCCATTGTCGCTTTCTCTCTCTTGATCTGAGCTTTCTCTATGTCCAGCTGAGTGTACACGGACACGAACTCGCCGATGGCCATGCTGCAAGCTCCGGCGAAGAGGCCGGCGAAGCCGGCCAGGATTATGGCCCGAGCGTCGTGTTTTAGGGCTCCGACGCCCAGGATTAGGGACGCGACGGTGACTAGGCCGTCGTTGGCCCCGAGCACTGCGGCTCGGAGCCACTGGGCCCTTTCGGAGTAGTTGATTTCTTCCTCCATTTGTGGGAGGTCTTTAGGGATTGCAATTGGGAGCTGGTTTTGAGCAGCcatgaaattagggttttgctTTGGAAGTAGAGATGGTTTGGATTGGGTAGTGAGGTTGATACACTAGGAAAATAGGAATtgatgaggtatttatagaggaaattagacactaattaattagaGATGACACTAActcaaaaatgaaagaaaaataaaatagagacgACATTAGTGCAAGATTAGAGGAGGTGGATTAAAAAATAGGGTAGTGTAATTAGCATAAGCATTAATCGTGGTTATAATTTATTCCCATGAAGTTAAATGGATATATATTTGCATGCATTACAAAATTCGTAGGTATAGTAATACTAGTATTGTCGTACTCCTTtattccctcatagttgaggcaaaacttttcggcaTGGAGTTTAAGAgaggcaaaacttttcggcacggagtttaagaatgagttgttgagtgtgttaaataaatagataaaaagtaagagagagaaaaaagtaaagaaaaataaagtaaaaagtgaataaagtta
Encoded here:
- the LOC121754936 gene encoding putative clathrin assembly protein At1g03050; the encoded protein is MGPSKLRKAIGAVKDQTSIGLAKVGNSTKLSDLDVAIVKATRHEEYPPDERYVHEILNLTAFSHMFVRACVSTITRRLNKTRNWVVALKALMLVQRLLSEGDAAYEQEIFFATRRGTRLLNMSDFRDASARSNSWDYSAFVRTYGLYLDEQLEFKVQGRRAKLGGYACDVSEAELATATACNAIVPKGTPLCDMKIEKIFYKINHLMQLLERFLACKPTGAARENRVVNVALYPIVKDSFQLCYNITEIMSVLIERFMDLEIPEMVKVHEIFSRVSKQYDDVDAFYTWCKNVGIARASEYPEVEKISQKRLNMMDDYIRERSIISREKRPASPEPEPEPEPIEETEPEEDMNKIKALPPPPPPLPETIAQEKEVVEEKKTQEEGDLLNLGEDAPTTQEHGDMLALALFDGDLPTAGPENKTNPWEAFKESSSGDWETALVQNASHLSNQKVSLPGEFDTMILDGMYQQGALSQAVASSGVIATGSASSVALGSAGRPAMLALPTPPSAEGGAATSENYDPFAASLAVPPPPYVQMSELEKKQSFLVQEQLMWQQYARDGMQGPAALAKANPSSSYPHNTTTQ
- the LOC121754960 gene encoding vacuolar iron transporter homolog 4-like, producing MAAQNQLPIAIPKDLPQMEEEINYSERAQWLRAAVLGANDGLVTVASLILGVGALKHDARAIILAGFAGLFAGACSMAIGEFVSVYTQLDIEKAQIKREKATMAGNGGAEESEREALPNPWQAAAASAIAFSLGAVLPLLAAAFVEDHRVRQGVVVAATTAGLVGFGGVGAVLGRTKVVRSCVRVVVGGWMAMAITFGLTKLLGSSGFEM